Proteins from a genomic interval of Rosa chinensis cultivar Old Blush chromosome 2, RchiOBHm-V2, whole genome shotgun sequence:
- the LOC112188330 gene encoding putative pentatricopeptide repeat-containing protein At1g10330: MLSHQAHPNSHTFPPLVKAVAVAGGGGWPCYGRALHAQVVKRGVWGDPVVQTSFVSMYARFGEVWDARKVFDEMTEPCVVACNAMIDGLGKNGDMGGAVWMFERMPERDVVSWTSVISGFGRNGWFGEGVWFFKRMMGSEDVRGGFVKPNEATFVSVLSSCANLDGWGSLYWGKQIHGHVVRNEVQLSVFMGTALVDLYGKSGCLTGAWNVFEEMRVKEVCTWNAMISALSLNGREKEALELFEKMMEKRLRPNEVTFVAVLTACAHGNSVKCGLDLFKSMSKDFGVEPIMEHYGCVVDLLGRAGLFKEATELLKNMPFEPDASVLGALLGSCKIHGTTELGNEVGKKLIELQPQHCGRYLVLSNIYAANERWDHAASVRKAMVHAGIQKIPAFSRIDVRYVTFATKE, encoded by the exons ATGCTTTCCCACCAAGCCCACCCCAACAGCCACACATTCCCTCCGCTCGTCAAAGCCGTCGCCGTCGCCGGCGGCGGTGGCTGGCCGTGTTACGGCAGAGCCCTCCACGCCCAAGTTGTGAAACGCGGCGTTTGGGGTGACCCGGTTGTGCAGACGTCGTTTGTGAGCATGTATGCTCGGTTTGGTGAAGTGTGGGATGCACGcaaggtgttcgatgaaatgaCTGAACCGTGTGTGGTTGCGTGCAATGCGATGATTGATGGGTTGGGGAAGAATGGGGACATGGGTGGTGCTGTTTGGATGTTCGAAAGGATGCCGGAGAGGGATGTGGTTTCGTGGACGAGTGTGATTAGTGGGTTTGGGAGGAATGGGTGGTTTGGTGAGGGGGTTTGGTTTTTCAAGAGGATGATGGGGAGTGAGGATGTGAGGGGTGGTTTTGTGAAGCCAAATGAAGCTACTTTTGTTAGTGTGCTTTCTTCATGTGCTAATTTGGATGGGTGGGGATCTCTTTATTGGGGGAAGCAAATTCATGGGCATGTTGTTAGGAATGAGGTGCAGTTGAGTGTTTTTATGGGGACTGCATTGGTGGATCTTTATGGGAAGTCGGGTTGTTTGACTGGTGCTTGGAATGTTTTCGAGGAAATGAGGGTTAAAGAAGTTTGTACATGGAACGCAATGATCTCAGCGCTTTCTTTGAATGGCAGAGAGAAGGAGGCTTTGGAGTTGTTTGAGAAAATGATGGAAAAGAGGTTGCGGCCGAATGAGGTTACATTTGTTGCAGTTCTCACAGCTTGTGCTCATGGGAATTCGGTGAAGTGTGGTTTGGATTTGTTTAAATCAATGTCCAAGGACTTTGGGGTTGAACCAATAATGGAACACTATGGTTGTGTGGTTGATCTCCTCGGCAGAGCAGGACTTTTTAAGGAGGCAACTGAACTTCTTAAGAACATGCCTTTTGAGCCTGATGCTTCTGTGTTGGGGGCTCTTTTGGGTTCTTGTAAGATTCATGGGACCACTGAGCTGGGAAATGAAGTTGGGAAAAAATTGATTGAGTTGCAGCCACAGCATTGTGGACGATACTTGGTTTTGTCAAACATTTATGCTGCGAACGAGAGGTGGGATCATGCTGCTTCTGTGAGGAAAGCAATGGTACATGCTGGAATTCAGAAAATTCCAGCCTTTAGTAGGATTGACGTAAG ATATGTGACGTTTGCTACTAAAGAATGA
- the LOC112188331 gene encoding protein usf: MLASVAVNLRSAASRALSNSLPNPTFSLARTLPPPPLSRFSVRSMADSAAPFKKIQIQRDDTAFDAYVVGKEGAPGIVVVQEWWGVDFEIKNHAVKISELAPGFKALIPDLYRGKVGLDVAEAQHLMEGLDWQAAVKDIQASVNWLKANGSKKVGVTGFCMGGALSIASSVLVPEVDAVVAFYGIPSSELADPAKAKAPIQAHFGELDSFVGFSDVTAAKSLEEKLKASGVPYEVHLYPGNAHAFMNRSEDGIKRRKGMGMPDEDEAAVQLAWSHFQSWMTCHLSA; encoded by the exons ATGCTAGCATCGGTTGCTGTAAATCTGAGATCAGCAGCTTCCAGAGCCTTGTCAAATTCTCTCCCAAACCCTACTTTCTCACTCGCACGGACTCTCCCTCCTCCTCCGCTCTCTCGGTTCTCGGTTCGATCCATGGCGGATTCTGCTGCCCCGTTCAAGAAAATCCAAATCCAGAGAGACGATACC GCATTTGATGCATATGTTGTTGGCAAAGAAGGTGCTCCTGGGATTGTCGTAGTTCAAGAGTGGTGGGGTGTAGATTTTGAAATAAAGAACCATGCTGTCAAAATTTCTGAACTTGCTCCTGGATTCAAAGCACTTATCCCTGA CTTGTATCGGGGAAAGGTTGGTTTGGATGTTGCAGAAGCACAACATTTGATGGAAGGTCTTGACTGGCAAGCTGCAGTAAAGGATATCCAGGCTTCAGTTAATTGGCTGAAAGCAAATGGTTCGAAGAAG GTTGGAGTTACTGGATTCTGCATGGGAGGTGCTCTCTCAATTGCAAGTTCTGTTTTGGTCCCTGAGGTCGATGCTGTTGTTGCATTTTATGGAATACCATCATCAGAGCTTGCAGACCCTGCAAAAGCTAAGGCTCCTATTCAGGCTCATTTTGGAGAGCTTGATAGTTTTGTTGGCTTTTCAGATGTCACG GCTGCTAAGTCTTTGGAGGAGAAGCTGAAAGCATCAGGAGTCCCATATGAGGTGCACCTGTATCCAGGCAATGCCCATGCTTTCATGAATAGGTCTGAAGACGGTATCAAGCGCAGGAAAGGCATGGGAATGCCTGATGAGGATGAAGCGGCAGTTCAGCTCGCTTGGTCTCACTTCCAGTCATGGATGACCTGCCATTTGTCTGCTTAA
- the LOC112189029 gene encoding probable WRKY transcription factor 31 produces the protein MAKGGGLSIDSDPIGYLSLHKPIVLNSFQDQYPNSSSTTHKQHLSGLSMDHHTHQARSPPPPQTLQFSVNLNCTDDNDDRENSPPQSDDNQRKVVDERDFFADNNNKAEEASTEKMDFDDGPSGMEFNVNTGLNLLITNTSSDQSVVDDSISSSMEDKRAKSELAVLQAELERMNAENQRLREMLNQVTTNYSALQVHLLSLMQNQKAENSVEVEEKKLNNGSGSQMVVPRQFMDLGLAANGDAEEPSHSSSDERSRERSGSGDNGKVGAGNVGDEGPAFDQEKKEFGRGISGREESPDQQTQSWGPNKVPRLNSPKEVDQTEATMRKARVSVRARSEAPMITDGCQWRKYGQKMAKGNPCPRAYYRCTMAAGCPVRKQVQRCAEDRTILITTYEGNHNHPLPPAAMAMASTTSSAARMLLSGSMPSADGLMDSNFLTRTILPCSSSMATISASAPFPTVTLDLTQSPNPLQFQRPPGQFNIPFPNPSQNLTNGPVSLLPQIFGQALYNQSKFSGLQMSQDMDRNAHPQQAQQGQQQNSLADTVTAATAAIASDPNFTAALAAAITSIIGNAHPNNNGNNSTTNNNTSNSSGNGNNSSKLQQQD, from the exons ATGGCCAAAGGAGGTGGACTCTCCATTGATTCAGATCCAATTGGCTACTTGTCCCTCCACAAACCCATAGTCCTCAACTCCTTTCAAGATCAATACCCTAATTCTAGTTCTACTACCCACAAACAACACCTCTCTGGGTTGTCAATGGATCATCACACCCACCAAGCCCGGTCACCACCACCGCCCCAGACTCTGCAATTCTCAGTCAACCTCAACTGCACCGACGATAACGACGACCGAGAAAACTCGCCGCCGCAATCGGACGACAACCAGCGCAAGGTCGTAGACGAGAGGGACTTCTTTGCCGATAACAACAACAAGGCCGAGGAAGCTTCCACTGAGAAAATGGACTTCGACGATGGCCCTTCCGGCATGGAATTCAACGTAAAC ACTGGGTTAAATCTTCTCATCACAAACACTAGTAGTGACCAGTCAGTTGTGGATGATAGCATTTCGTCGAGCATGGAGGATAAAAGAGCCAAAAGTGAG CTGGCTGTTCTTCAAGCCGAGCTGGAGAGGATGAACGCGGAGAATCAGAGGCTGAGAGAGATGCTTAATCAGGTCACTACCAATTACAGTGCTCTACAAGTGCATTTGCTGAGTTTGATGCAAAACCAGAAGGCTGAGAACAGCGTGGAAGTGGAAGAGAAGAAGCTTAATAATGGCAGCGGATCGCAGATGGTGGTTCCGAGGCAGTTTATGGATCTTGGTTTGGCTGCAAATGGGGATGCCGAAGAGCCGTCACATTCTTCTTCGGATGAGAGAAGCCGGGAACGGTCTGGATCAGGTGATAATGGAAAGGTTGGTGCTGGGAATGTTGGTGATGAGGGGCCTGCGTTTGATCAGGAGAAGAAGGAATTTGGTCGGGGGATTAGTGGGAGAGAGGAGAGTCCTGATCAACAAACGCAGAGTTGGGGACCTAACAAAGTTCCGAGACTCAATTCTCCAAAGGAGGTTGATCAAACTGAGGCTACAATGAGGAAGGCTCGGGTTTCTGTTAGAGCTCGATCAGAGGCACCCATG ATCACTGATGGATGTCAATGGCGTAAGTACGGGCAAAAGATGGCGAAAGGAAACCCATGTCCTCGAGCTTATTATAGATGCACCATGGCTGCTGGTTGCCCAGTTCGAAAACAA GTACAAAGATGTGCTGAAGATAGGACAATCCTCATCACAACATATGAAGGCAATCACAACCACCCATTGCCACCAGCCGCCATGGCAATGGCGTCCACCACTTCATCTGCAGCCCGGATGCTGCTTTCCGGGTCTATGCCAAGCGCGGATGGCCTAATGGACTCAAACTTCCTCACTAGGACCATCCTCCCATGCTCCTCAAGCATGGCCACAATCTCAGCCTCAGCTCCATTCCCCACTGTTACATTGGACTTAACACAGTCCCCAAACCCTTTACAGTTCCAAAGGCCACCAGGCCAATTCAACATCCCATTCCCAAACCCGTCTCAGAACTTGACCAATGGACCTGTCTCATTGCTGCCCCAAATCTTCGGTCAGGCGCTTTACAACCAGTCTAAGTTTTCTGGCCTTCAAATGTCACAGGACATGGACCGTAATGCCCATCCTCAACAAGCTCAGCAAGGACAGCAGCAGAACTCATTGGCCGATACTGTTACTGCTGCCACTGCCGCTATCGCATCCGATCCAAACTTCACTGCAGCTCTAGCAGCCGCCATCACCTCCATCATTGGCAATGCTCATCCAAACAACAATGGTAACAATTCTACCACCAACAACAACACAAGCAACAGCAGTGGCAATGGAAACAACAGCAGCAAATTGCAACAACAAGATTAG